The genomic region AAATATTTGGCTGCTTTAGCAGCAAATTCCATGAGTAAAATTGCACCTATAGCAAAGTTAGGGGCAATGAGTCCACCGATTTTCTTGTCTTCAGAAAGAGCAATCAATTCGGCGATTTCGTCTTCAGAAAATCCTGTTGTCCCAACAACTGGAGCAAAGCCTTTTTCTAAAGCAAAACGAGTGTTTTCATAAGCAACAGCTGGCATGGTAAAATCAACCCACACATCAGCATCAAAACCAACTAGTTGTGATTTATCAGTGAATACTGGGACGCCATCAACTTCTTTTTCTGTTGCAAATGGATCAAGCAAAGCTGCTAAGGCTAATTCGTCATCTCCCTTAACCATATTAACTGCTGCTGAACCCATTCTCCCTTTAAAACCTGCTACGATAACTTTAATACTCATG from Streptococcus lutetiensis harbors:
- the dapB gene encoding 4-hydroxy-tetrahydrodipicolinate reductase: MSIKVIVAGFKGRMGSAAVNMVKGDDELALAALLDPFATEKEVDGVPVFTDKSQLVGFDADVWVDFTMPAVAYENTRFALEKGFAPVVGTTGFSEDEIAELIALSEDKKIGGLIAPNFAIGAILLMEFAAKAAKYFPDLEIIELHHDKKKDAPSGTAVKTAELIREVRQAKKQGAPDEVETLKGARGADFDGMRIHSVRLPGLVAHQEVIFGAQGEGLTLRHDSYDRISFMSGVNIGIKAVVKQDKLVYGLEKLL